A stretch of Cucumis sativus cultivar 9930 chromosome 2, Cucumber_9930_V3, whole genome shotgun sequence DNA encodes these proteins:
- the LOC101203607 gene encoding endoplasmin homolog, which yields MRKWTIASALLLLCILSLVPDEGPRFHAKADVDADEVVDPPKVEEKIGAVPHGLSTDSDVVKRESESISRRSLRSSGEKFEFQAEVSRLMDIIINSLYSNKDIFLRELISNASDALDKIRFLSLTDKEILGEGDNSKLEIQIKLDKANKILSIRDRGIGMTKEDLIKNLGTIAKSGTSAFVEKMQTSGDLNLIGQFGVGFYSVYLVADYVEVISKHNDDKQHVWESKADGAFAISEDTWNEPLGRGTEIRLHLRDEAQEYLEEGKLKDLVKRYSEFINFPIYIWGSKEVEVEVPADEDESNDEDESPESSSEEGEDDAEKSEDEDSDKPKTKKVKETTYDWELLNDVKAIWLRSPKEVTEEEYTKFYHSLAKDFSDEKPMSWSHFNAEGDVEFKAVLFVPPKAPHDLYESYYNTKKSNLKLYVRRVFISDEFDELLPKYLNFLLGLVDSDTLPLNVSREMLQQHSSLKTIKKKLIRKALDMIRKIADEDPDESSDKEKKDVEKSSDNDEKKGKYTRFWNEFGKSIKLGIIEDATNRNRLAKLLRFESTKSDGKLTSLDQYISRMKSGQKDIFYITGSSKEQLEKSPFLERLKKKNYEVIFFTDPVDEYLMQYLMDYEDKKFQNVSKEGLKLGKDSKDKELKESFKDLTKWWKTALSFDNVDDVKVSNRLDNTPCVVVTSKYGWSANMERIMQSQTLSDASKQAYMRGKRVLEINPRHPIIKDLRERIVKDPEDEGAKQAAKLMYQTALLESGFILSDPKDFASQIYDTVKTSLNISPDATVDEEEEAEVEAETESKGTEAEENIKSETADEEAKDEL from the exons ATGAGGAAGTGGACGATCGCTTCtgctcttctccttctttgcATTCTCTCTCTCGTTCCCGATGAAG GTCCTAGATTTCATGCCAAGGCTGACGTTGATGCCGACGAGGTCGTAGATCCACCAAAGGTTGAGGAAAAAATCGGCGCCGTTCCACACGGTCTCTCCACTGATTCTGATGTTGTTAAGAG AGAATCGGAGTCAATCTCGAGGAGATCTCTTCGCAGTAGCGGGGAGAAGTTTGAGTTCCAAGCTGAGGTGTCTCGTCTCATGGATATTATTATCAACTCCTTATATAGTAACAAAGACATTTTCCTAAGAGAATTGATCTCCAACGCTTCTGAT GCGTTGGATAAGATTAGGTTCCTTTCCCTAACCGATAAAGAGATATTGGGTGAGGGAGACAACTCGAAGTTGGAGATTCAA ATTAAGTTGGACAAAGCAAACAAAATCCTTTCAATTCGCGACAGAGGTATTGGTATGACAAAAGAGGATTTGATTAAGAACTTGGGAACCATAGCAAAATCTGGAACTTCag CATTTGTGGAAAAAATGCAGACAAGCGGAGATCTCAACCTTATTGGACAATTTGGAGTGGGTTTCTACTCCGTGTATCTTGTGGCTGATTACGTTGAAGTAATCAGTAAACACAACGATGACAAACA ACATGTATGGGAGTCCAAGGCTGATGGAGCATTCGCAATCTCTGAAGATACCTGGAATGAACCTTTAGGCCGTGGAACTGAAATTAGACTGCACCTTAGAGATGAAGCTCAAGAATACCTGGAGGAGGGCAAACTGAAG GATTTGGTGAAAAGATATTCAGAATTTATTAACTTCCCCATTTATATCTGGGGAAGCAAAGAGGTTGAGGTGGAGGTTCCTGCCGACGAGGATGAATCCAacgatgaagatgaatcac CTGAAAGCTCTTCAGAAGAAGGGGAAGATGATGCCGAAAAGagtgaagatgaagattcTGATAAGCCGAAGACAAAGAAAGTCAAAGAAACAACGTATGATTGGGAGCTTTTGAATGATGTGAAAGCCATATGGCTGAGGAGTCCCAAAGAGGTCACGGAGGAAGAGTATACTAAATTCTACCACTCTCTTGCCAAG GATTTTAGTGATGAGAAGCCTATGTCTTGGAGTCACTTCAATGCAGAAGGCGATGTTGAGTTCAAAGCTGTTCTGTTTGTGCCTCCTAAGGCTCCTCATGATCTATACGAGAGCTACTATAACACCAAAAAATCCAACTTGAAGTTATACGTTAGAAGGGTTTTCATCTCAGACGAGTTTGATGAGCTCCTGCCGAAGTATTTGAACTTCTTGCTG GGTCTTGTTGATTCTGATACTTTACCTCTCAATGTTTCACGAGAAATGCTCCAACAACACAGCAGCCTGAAGACAATTAAGAAGAAACTCATCCGCAAAGCTCTTGATATGATCCGCAAAATCGCCGATGAGGATCCTGATGAGTCCAGTGACAAGGAGAAGAAAG ATGTTGAGAAGAGTAGCGACAATGATGAGAAGAAAGGCAAGTACACTCGATTCTGGAACGAGTTTGGTAAATCAATTAAACTCGGTATCATTGAGGATGCAACTAACAGAAACCGCTTAGCAAAACTGCTCCGATTTGAGAG CACCAAATCGGATGGCAAATTGACTTCACTGGATCAGTACATCTCAAGAATGAAATCAGGACAAAAGGATATCTTTTACATTACTGGATCAAGCAAGGAACAATTGGAGAAATCCCCATTCCTTGAGCGACTCAAGAAGAAGAACTACGAG GTTATCTTCTTCACGGATCCGGTTGATGAGTATTTGATGCAATATCTCATGGACTACGaagacaaaaaattccaaaatgtATCGAAGGAGGGTCTCAAACTAGGAAAAGACTCCAAGGACAAAGAACTCAAGGAATCCTTCAAGGATCTTACTAAATGGTGGAAGACTGCCCTTTCTTTCGACAACGTCGATGATGTGAAAGTTTCCAACCGATTGGACAACACACCATGTGTGGTTGTGACGTCCAAGTATGGATGGAGTGCCAACATGGAAAGGATCATGCAGTCTCAGACCCTATCAGATGCTAGCAAACAGGCATACATGCGTGGTAAGAGGGTGCTCGAGATCAACCCAAGACACCCTATCATCAAGGATCTCCGGGAGAGAATAGTAAAGGATCCTGag GATGAAGGCGCAAAGCAGGCTGCAAAACTGATGTATCAAACAGCTCTTCTGGAAAGTGGGTTTATTCTCAGTGACCCCAAGGACTTTGCCTCCCAAATCTACGACACAGTGAAGACTAGCTTAAACATCAGCCCCGACGCAACCGTGGACGAGGAAGAGGAAGCAGAAGTAGAAGCCGAGACTGAATCAAAGGGAACAGAAGCAGAGGAGAATATCAAATCGGAAACTGCAGATGAGGAGGCAAAGGATGAGCtgtag